One Dysidea avara chromosome 7, odDysAvar1.4, whole genome shotgun sequence genomic region harbors:
- the LOC136260966 gene encoding NBAS subunit of NRZ tethering complex-like isoform X3 yields the protein MLICLRKEGEFGPRSACPPSSVCRLLADTIPWKIALSSDGNMLAVLGDSHVELRCLDDDFVIAIAKCAVTVDAHPQWRKIVWSDDNSCLAVANSSGEVRVFSQNGIQLCHIGDDKAVEENDLSQAVAGICFIPIITHHTSNLLARFIVTSVSGQLSCYAIRSAGQCSLLHMFSFLSHHPYGVGSVLYQPQHQIIIVAATGIKGVCVSKWRMLDSAPHYAIVEGRDVVQKTSSFLPYQQSSSDKAWVFRMELSPSGSTLATIDVVGKLSLYDVPSLKLRKSWSIEEQKAALQDGEGMDDIPTNKKDELPHPLDISWWSDQALIIVNSQGSLTVSSTTSLDNLLGASAESCQALTCLTSAHDGSFLFLECEQSTASMTTPLQSITNSANLSESEEEVSSTKRVFKHLLYSLTEMERFQPPRKKPRVISRTYRIVCLKSTTPQELYRRKIDSEEYGYALQLAKTYQLDCDLVYQQQWNKSPISKATIEDYLSRVSKQQWVMSECLRRVTNNYEAMIDLLKYGLIRTSIEKVAELASEETGVVLTKLLRSSKVKSLKFNDNQMFLVMCRVKLLSYLDRLSLIQEILGGPVATDENFSGDDFLVFRDQNVVELALNYAQQGNWKAVGLLFTYHGNQTLPHRLTILSNFPETLPPEEYMSLLPEVTETGVLEPWQQESWRETCDWCELEVCRELLQLEEESNVSGDFLYEHLPHLAKYRSASTHDIISSWYHERAREIEQLSGEALNSLKLVEIAKDFGVKDTTALHNDLLTLKCIVFEHEVDTRLTLASLEKMSALEKLVLLTKKVDPKEFAGCFEKFASPFLQRQENVSPGSSEKLLAEYLGNLAKDDLQPCLTIIKTAHTEHPASPLLKNTIKLIELILRCLYTCERTDQLDIADKMFECIPEEKKGDPPALVKLHRQVDALDNHLQAADLLHQYGVKKPVYFIRDNKNNNEEAKKIMIKIARTAAAKKPPLKDSDWLSLSKQLLELQENTFTCLSQDTCYQVLAESLLSSGVQHTIMLGSQLLAHNSYQVPIHVKSSASEQKSGATFKCKIPFSVSVKLVLSAAQDYFNSASSPSDHEMDLAQQCLDLIGETVSEITAEKELIEAMRLLASCQVSILPVKVRLCVNKLEIIDLVLKSNPALCKSSDKILQIAKLLGLKNAKVGGANRSALTGDLGQAAILIVQAAITHSEYPEAYQLCHELMSAPCPAAWSVCSNLGTQDKFEDLPARMELLQFTLTHCPPGEMKRLLQALRGVEAEQLYQHCTVDNTTSQSSSGGGRMVQLVSYGSSTVQQLVTKGAGAVHQLIRPSTSDDSIDGGRVASYLGWMSSAASGLQSYWRATPATPISPGHAQERAQLTQSCHPFYDDRLTAVSDDYTVLKPVSISDTYQLNQAVLRTSLLLGDCSQPTGDVIEVLLRMAESCATTNLPLLLAYLLTLPDPMLAKHLILKLEPNVLNLHVAIYYICLQLCVLVRNWDSSLYLQPPATVVTYVASWMTTYNPSDWPEKVQELVEFLKELSVQLGDLAQGKILQELGLGIDVDKFTQDATYKHQTILMLARSSDNTFISTGLRLAARYDVPKWEVYMEHLDWLFTDNKLAHQVMLNHVTQLGIYEVAVDRPQQTVNYLTTTVFPKMRGTDHTSLLVYLDLVKRCVQAGASDIQPVDVSTQIKLLEKFKTSLQTVDFKAVVSGDDPLLALQPHLTSDNVHVVAKVANKIPLSKGGHLQPSNVFCTFAERLFWNKKQKVGKTMSKATDWLHQYELCQDYLKRLTATEYETIIKSFTLSPTAIQLIPSDDRTKIVRKCIVFITSQSCKMEGADKLVVKLQQLLSHLKVIEKPELVSLAKMEECKLFYEEFAMTICETDKVHSLLLRMLVAGLDQQLASSMISLSHSVVPHTLLLSDLITEALTTSLTQLNSEDMNEEALSAIGNILRSCQKNPASSMDLVMDVLSDFYRNSSHPPDARISVLRLIEQTSALRPADIVQYKTEAILCNQFDIKVDHSQMESDEDHQSLITQLLSQAGTVEQLMTLVKLLQSWPDPITSHIASWGHLLVQLALQPHGRGYVLHVRAGLEGLPPDIDKQLYENLSGDLLTAFKIAIISRHDGLLNTAMEDAKSLFNELASDHTVLELLIQCRQVHMIVNTPLYQPLLQYLSLHSQHELSLTLFSSLLHCPQEEVCRLLQLHDVASRVNFVSQQLYHHGYWMEAGAILLRSHGTHPALVTTGNALSVIHKMFKS from the exons ATGTTAATTTGTCTGAGGAAAGAAGGAGAATTTGGACCGAG ATCTGCATGCCCTCCTTCATCGGTATGTCGCTTGTTAGCTGACACAATTCCGTGGAAGATAGCTCTAAGCAG TGATGGCAACATGTTGGCTGTGCTGGGAGATAGCCATGTGGAACTGCGATGTCTGGATGATGACTTTGTCATTGCTATAGCTAAGTGTGCAG TTACTGTTGATGCTCACCCTCAGTGGAGGAAAATTGTGTGGAGTGATGATAATTCCTGTTTGGCTGTTGCTAACAG TTCAGGGGAAGTACGGGTATTCTCTCAAAATGGTATCCAGCTGTGTCATATTGGTGATGACAAA GCAGTAGAGGAAAACGATTTGAGTCAAGCAGTCGCTGGAATATGCTTTATTCCAATTATTACTCACCACACCTCTAA TCTTCTTGCACGGTTCATTGTTACCAGTGTGTCTGGACAGCTGTCATGTTATGCTATAAG GTCTGCTGGCCAATGTAGTTTGTTGCACATGTTCAGTTTCTTGTCACACCACCCCTATGGGGTGGGGAGTGTGCTCTATCAGCCTCAGCATCAGATCATCATTGTGGCAGCCACTGGAATTA AAGGAGTATGTGTATCAAAATGGCGGATGTTGGATTCAGCTCCTCACTATGCCATAGTTGAGGGCCGTGATGTGGTTCAGAAGACATCCTCGTTCCTACCCTACCAGCAGTCCAGTAGTGATAAG GCATGGGTGTTTCGTATGGAGCTGTCACCAAGTGGATCAACCCTAGCCACCATAGATGTGGTGGGAAAACTATCACTTTATGATGTTCCTTCGTTGAAACTGAGAAAGAGCTGGAGCATTGAGGAACAG AAAGCTGCTTTACAAGATGGTGAAGGTATGGATGATATTCCCACAAACAAGAAGGATG AATTGCCCCACCCCCTTGACATCAGCTGGTGGTCAGATCAG GCACTCATTATTGTTAACAGTCAAGGAAGCCTTACAGTGTCCAGTACTACGAG TCTGGACAACTTATTGGGGGCATCAGCAGAAAGTTGCCAGGCATTGACATGTCTCACTTCTGCCCATGATGGATCATTTTTATTTTTAGAG TGTGAGCAGAGCACAGCATCCATGACAACGCCACTACAGTCCATCACCAATAGTGCTAATTTGAGTGAATCAGAGGAAGAAGTATCATCAACCAAACGAGTGTTCAAACAT TTATTGTACTCTCTTACGGAAATGGAAAGATTTCAGCCTCCGAGAAAGAAACCTCG AGTTATCAGTCGGACCTATCGTATAGTTTGCCTCAAGTCAACCACTCCACAAGAACTTTACAGAAGGAAG ATTGATAGTGAAGAATACGGATATGCTCTACAACTGGCTAAGACTTATCAGCTGGACTGTGACCTTGTCTACCAACAGCAGTGGAACAAGTCTCCAATATCCAAAGCCACAATTGAAGATTATCTG TCCAGGGTAAGCAAACAGCAGTGGGTGATGTCGGAGTGCCTTCGTCGTGTGACTAACAACTACGAAGCCATGATCGACCTGCTAAAGTATGGTTTAATCAGAACAAGCATTGAGAAAGTAGCAGAACTAGCAAGTGAGGAAACTGGAGTGGTATTGACTAAGTTACTAAGGAGTAGTAAAGTCAAGAG TTTGAAATTCAATGATAATCAAATGTTTCTTGTGATGTGTCGGGTTAAGCTGTTGAGCTATCTTGACCGGCTGTCATTGATCCAA GAGATACTGGGTGGGCCTGTGGCAACAGATGAGAATTTTTCTGGCGATGACTTTCTAGTCTTCAGGGACCAGAATGTAGTAGAACTGGCTCTCAACTATGCCCAG CAAGGCAATTGGAAAGCTGTTGGACTGCTGTTTACTTACCATGGCAACCAAACACTTCCACACAG GTTGACCATTTTGTCTAACTTCCCCGAGACATTGCCACCAGAAGAGTATATGTCACTACTTCCTGAAGTGAC GGAGACTGGTGTGTTGGAGCCATGGCAACAGGAGTCCTGGAGGGAGACTTGTGATTGGTGCGAATTGGAGGTGTGTAGGGAGTTACTTCAATTAGAAGAAGAATCAAacgtttctggagattttctcTACGAACATTTGCCTCACTTGGCCAAGTACAG GTCTGCCTCTACTCATGACATAATATCATCATGGTACCATGAAAGGGCTCGAGAGATTGAACAATTATCCGGAGAG GCTTTGAATTCACTGAAACTTGTGGAAATAGCAAAAGATTTTGGAGTCAAG GACACAACAGCTCTACACAATGACCTGTTGACATTGAAATGTATTGTGTTTGAG CATGAAGTGGACACCAGATTGACGTTGGCCAGTTTGGAGAAGATGTCTGCTCTTGAGAAACTTGTCCTGCTGACAAAGAAG GTGGATCCCAAAGAGTTTGCCGGATGTTTTGAGAAGTTTGCCTCACCATTTTTACAACGCCAAGAAAATGTCTCCCCGGGTTCTTCAGAAAAACTGCTAGCTGAGTATCTTGGTAATCTGGCCAAGGATGATCTTCAGccatgtctaactattataaaGACTGCTCACACTGAG CATCCTGCAAGTCCACTGTTGAAGAACACTATAAAGTTAATAGAACTAATTCTGAGGTGTTTGTACACTTGTGAGAG GACTGATCAACTGGATATTGCTGATAAGATGTTTGAATGTATTCCTGAGGAGAAGAAAGG TGATCCACCTGCTCTTGTTAAGCTCCACAGACAAGTGGATGCCCTTGACAACCATTTACA AGCTGCAGACTTGTTACATCAGTATGGAGTAAAGAAGCCAGTATACTTTATTAGAGACAATAAG AATAATAACGAAGAAGCCAAGAAGATAATGATTAAAATAGCTCGTACTGCAGCAGCAAA GAAACCTCCACTGAAGGATTCTGATTGGTTAAGCCTTTCCAAACAGTTGCTGGAGTTACAGGAGAACACTTTCACTTGTCTGAGCCAAGACACTTGCTACCAG GTGCTTGCTGAAAGTTTGTTATCATCAGGGGTGCAGCACACTATCATGCTAGGGAGCCAGTTGCTAGCACACAATTCTTACCAAGTCCCTATACATGTAAAAAGTTCTGCCAGTGAACAGAAAAGTGGTGCAACTTTTAAGTGTAAAATTCCATTCAGTGTGTCCGTAAAGCTTGTACTGTCAGCCGCACAAGACTATTTCAACTCTGCTTCCAGCCCCAGTGATCATGAAATGGACCTTGCTCA GCAGTGCCTCGATCTGATAGGAGAGACCGTGAGTGAGATTACTGCTGAGAAGGAGCTCATTGAGGCAATGAGACTCCTTGCCAGCTGCCAGGTCTCCATTCTTCCTGTCAAAG TGAGGCTGTGCGTGAATAAATTAGAAATCATTGACTTAGTACTCAAGTCTAACCCTGCTCTGTGCAAGAGCTCTGACAAG ATTTTGCAGATTGCTAAGCTTTTAGGATTGAAGAATGCTAAAGTGGGTGGAGCTAACAGGTCTGCTCTGACTGGTGACTTGGGACAAGCTGCAATTCTAATTGTTCAAGCTGCCATCACA CATTCAGAATACCCTGAGGCATATCAGCTGTGCCATGAGTTGATGTCAGCACCATGCCCTGCTGCGTGGAGTGTCTGCAG TAATCTTGGTACTCAAGACAAATTTGAAGATCTACCAGCTCG CATGGAATTGCTACAGTTTACACTCACTCATTGTCCTCCTGGTGAAATGAAAAGACTACTACAGGCACTGCGTGGTGTGGAGGCCGAGCAACTTTACCAACATTGCACTGTTGATAATACAACATCA CAGTCCTCAAGTGGTGGAGGTAGGATGGTGCAACTAGTGAGCTATGGCAGCTCTACTGTACAACAACTGGTTACTAAAGGTGCTGGGGCTGTACACCAGCTGATCAG GCCATCAACTAGTGATGACTCAATAGATGGTGGGAGGGTGGCATCCTACCTTGGCTGGATGAGCTCAGCTGCCAGTGGTCTCCAGTCATACTGGCGTGCTACACCAGCCACGCCCATTTCTCCGGGACATGCTCAGGAGCGTGCACAGctaacacaatcatgtcatCCGTTTTATGATGACCGTCTTACAGCTGTGTCTGATGATTACACTGTACTGAAGCCAGTTAGTATTTCTGACACTTACCAGCTAAATCAAGCTGTCCTGAGGACTAGCTTGTTACTGGGTGACTGCTCACAACCCACTGGTGATGTGATTGAAG TTTTACTGCGCATGGCTGAGTCATGTGCCACAACTAATCTTCCCTTGCTACTGGCCTACCTGCTGACTCTGCCAGACCCGATGCTTGCTAAACATCTCATCCTCAAACTGGAACCCAACGTGTTAAACCTTCATGTCGCCATTTATTATATCTGTTTGCAACTTTGTGTGTTAGTGAGGAACTGGGACTCCTCGTTGTACCTGCAACCCCCAGCAACCGTTGTTACTTATGTGGCCTCGTGGATGACAACTTACAATCCTTCTGATTGGCCGGAAAAGGTTCAAGAGTTAGTGGAATTCCTGAAGGAGCTAAGTGTTCAACTTGGTGATTTGGCTCAAGGGAAGATACTACAAGAGTTGGGGCTAG GGATTGATGTAGACAAGTTTACTCAAGATGCAACGTACAAGCACCAGACAATCCTGATGCTGGCAAG GAGCTCTGATAACACTTTCATTTCCACTGGTCTAAGGCTGGCTGCTCGCTATGATGTGCCAAAGTGGGAGGTGTATATGGAACACTTGGACTGGCTGTTTACTGATAACAA ACTGGCCCATCAGGTGATGCTGAATCACGTGACCCAGCTAGGTATCTATGAAGTGGCAGTGGATAGGCCACAACAG ACTGTGAACTACCTGACAACAACTGTATTCCCTAAAATGAGAGGCACCGATCACACATCTCTGTTGGTGTACCTCGACCTGGTGAAGCGGTGTGTACAGGCAGGTGCCAGTGATATT CAACCAGTGGATGTATCGACACAAATCAAACTACTTGAGAAGTTCAAGACATCATTACAAA CGGTGGACTTCAAGGCAGTCGTGTCTGGTGATGATCCTCTACTGGCCCTCCAACCTCACTTGACTAGTGATAATGTCCATGTGGTTGCCAAGGTAGCAAATAAAATTCCACTAAGCAAAGGAGGTCACCTTCAACCATCAAATGTGTTCTGTACATTTGCGGAAAGATTGTTTTGGAACAAGAAACAAAAAGTTGGGAAGACAATGTctaag GCCACAGACTGGCTACACCAATATGAACTCTGTCAAGACTACCTCAAAAGGTTGACAGCCACAGAATACGAGACCATCATAAAGAGCTTCACACTCTCCCCTACAGCCATACAG CTGATCCCATCTGATGATAGGACTAAAATTGTCCGAAAGTGTATCGTGTTTATTACAAGTCAATCTTGTAAGATGGAAGGAGCAGACAAGTTGGTGGTGAAGTTGCAACAATTGTTGAGTCACTTGAAGGTGATTGAGAAACCAGAGCTTGTCTCACTAGCCAAAATG GAAGAGTGTAAACTATTCTATGAAGAGTTTGCTATGACCATTTGTGAAACTGATAag GTGCACAGTTTGCTGTTGAGGATGTTGGTAGCAGGCCTGGACCAGCAGTTAGCCAGCAGTATGATCTCCCTCAGCCATTCAGTGGTGCCTCACACTTTACTCTTGTCTGACCTTATTACTGAGGCCCTTACCACTTCACTGACACAGTTAAA CTCAGAGGACATGAACGAAGAAGCCCTTTCTGCTATTGGCAATATTCTTAGAAGCTGCCAAAAGAA TCCAGCAAGTTCCATGGACTTGGTCATGGACGTGTTGTCTGACTTCTACCGGAACAGTTCCCACCCCCCTGATGCCAGAATATCAGTACTACGACTGATTGAACAG ACAAGTGCTTTACGCCCTGCTGACATAGTACAATACAAGACTGAAGCAATCCTGTGTAACCAGTTTGACATTAAG GTTGATCACAGTCAGATGGAGAGTGACGAAGATCATCAATCACTTATTACACAGCTCTTGTCTCAAGCTGGCACTGTTGAACAACTGATGACTCTAGTGAAACTACTTCAGTCTTGGCCAGACCCCAT AACATCGCACATTGCCAGCTGGGGACACTTGCTTGTGCAGCTTGCACTGCAGCCACATGGGCGTGGCTATGTGTTGCATGTCAGGGCTGGATTGGAGGGGCTTCCCCCAGAT ATTGATAAACAACTGTACGAAAATCTGAGTGGTGATTTACTCACAGCATTCAAGATTGCAATCATCTCAAGACATGATGGGTTACTAAACACAGCTATGGAAGATGCCAAGTCACTTTTTAAT GAGCTCGCCAGTGATCATACTGTACTAGAACTGTTAATCCAGTGCCGTCAGGTGCACATGATAGTCAATACACCACTTTATCAACCTCTACTCCAATACTTATCACTCCATTCTCAACATGAACTCTCTTTGACTTTATTCTCTTCCCTGCTTCACTGTCCTCAAGAAGAAGTGTGCCGGTTGCTTCAACTGCACGATGTGGCATCTCGGGTTAATTTTGTGTCACAACAATTATATCATCATGGTTACTGGATGGAGGCTGGAGCTATCCTGCTCAGGAGTCATGGAACTCATCCAGCCTTGGTAACTACAGGGAATGCTTTGTCTGTTATACACAAAATGTTCAAGAGTTGA